The following proteins come from a genomic window of Dermacentor albipictus isolate Rhodes 1998 colony chromosome 8, USDA_Dalb.pri_finalv2, whole genome shotgun sequence:
- the LOC139048664 gene encoding THAP domain-containing protein 11-like, whose amino-acid sequence MPGCCVPQCTNHSRKGWRMFQFPRDPKRRLLWTVKTKRDKWQPTNTSCICSAHFEPSSFEQHRQDGWKKLKPNAVPTLFSFKPLPKERKAPKERAASEISLSNGKSDATPVEASSSSCEGITLSETTEQSQFRPPLQEDTSEMDSFQVSNVIAECPQQVQEADRREQAGEPSGTQTASLYSAELKKQLADITRKYTDLQDHHAAARNSIKGLKNQVQRLESEIRNFSKNVKFLNEDQLRALSRSNNRGNSWTPETVKQGLQIKFACGTTGYETFRKLGYPLPSNRTLTCRLEGLKFLPGILHEVIDVMRCKAMAMEEVEKDCILFLDEMEISSGYELDRAEDALLGGKTLPPKPDEPANHACPSEFVL is encoded by the exons ATGCCGGGTTGTTGTGTGCCGCAGTGCACCAACCACTCCAGAAAGGGATGGAGAATGTTTCAGTTCCCAAGGGACCCCAAGAGAAGGCTGCTTTGGACAGTAAAGACCAAGCGCGACAAGTGGCAACCGACAAACACATCGTGCATCTGCAGC GCTCACTTTGAACCAAGCAGCTTTGAACAGCATCGTCAAGATGGATGGAAAAAGCTGAAGCCGAATGCAGTTCCAACTCTTTTTTCATTCAAAC cTTTACCTAAGGAGCGAAAAGCACCGAAGGAGAGAGCGGCTTCAGAGATCTCGCTCTCAAATGGTAAATCAGATGCGACCCCCGTGGAAGCAAGCAGCTCGTCATGTGAAGGAATAACGCTCTCTGAGACCACGGAGCAGTCTCAATTCAGACCTCCGCTTCAGGAAGATACATCCGAAATGGACTCGTTCCAGGTCAGCAATGTCATTGCTGAGTGTCCACAGCAGGTTCAGGAGGCAGACAGGAGAGAGCAAGCCGGCGAACCTAGTGGGACCCAGACTGCTTCCTTGTATTCTGCAGAGCTGAAGAAGCAGCTAGCGGACATCACGAGGAAATACACAGACCTCCAGGACCATCATGCTGCCGCCAGAAACAGTATTAAGGGCCTCAAAAATCAAGTTCAGAGGCTTGAAAGCGAAATCAGGAATTTTTCAAAAAATGTCAAGTTCCTGAATGAAGATCAGCTCCGTGCTCTGTCTAGGAGCAACAACCGGGGCAATTCCTGGACGCCTGAAACGGTCAAGCAAGGCCTTCAAATTAAGTTCGCTTGCGGGACAACTGGATATGAAACGTTCAGAAAGCTGGGATATCCCCTTCCCTCAAACAGGACACTGACTTGCAGGCTCGAAGGTTTGAAGTTCCTTCCGGGGATACTTCACGAGGTGATTGACGTCATGCGGTGCAAGGCAATGGCCATGGAGGAGGTGGAGAAAGATTGCATCCTTTTTTTGGATGAAATGGAGATTTCAAGTGGATATGAGTTGGACCGTGCTGAAGATGCGCTCCTTGGAGGAAAGACGCTACCGCCAAAGCCTGACGAGCCTGCCAATCACGC GTGTCCCTCAGAGTTCGTGTTGTGA